A genomic window from Chlorobium phaeobacteroides DSM 266 includes:
- a CDS encoding LptF/LptG family permease, which translates to MKLLDRYIFRQFAVSFFFASAAFIALFILISMVENLDEFIDLGIGPGKITGYYLSSIPSTLMVTSPVAALLSAILVAGKLSAMSELSAIKSAGISLKQLLKPFVLGGTIICSINMLNSCWLGPAAAADKIAFERTSFNRTQNLQANSNMHILESGNRIVSIGELLINQSKGLHISIEQFNGTRLSTRMDAPEMIFDQNVHKWVLKETSSRSFTGNNEQYHLNPGNDTLGMAMSLKSLRKLNVQPDEMNILEHYRYTREKDKAGFSGLDRAKVKLHAKIALPFASLISILIGVPLSTIRKRGGKAAEFSITLFIGFLYLGLQKTIATIGYTGLLEPWIAAWLPNMLFLIVAGILYKTAE; encoded by the coding sequence ATGAAACTGCTTGACCGATACATTTTCAGACAGTTTGCCGTCTCATTTTTTTTTGCATCCGCAGCCTTTATCGCGCTCTTTATTCTGATCAGCATGGTCGAAAATCTCGATGAATTTATCGACCTCGGTATTGGGCCGGGAAAAATAACCGGCTATTACCTCTCCTCCATACCATCTACCCTGATGGTTACATCCCCTGTCGCTGCGCTGCTCTCTGCCATTCTCGTTGCGGGAAAACTCTCCGCTATGAGCGAGCTATCGGCCATCAAATCGGCAGGCATAAGCCTGAAACAGCTCCTGAAACCCTTTGTTCTCGGCGGCACGATCATCTGTTCGATCAACATGCTCAACTCATGCTGGCTTGGACCTGCGGCCGCAGCCGACAAAATCGCATTCGAACGCACCAGTTTCAACCGGACGCAGAATCTGCAAGCCAACAGCAACATGCACATTCTTGAATCCGGCAACCGCATCGTCTCCATCGGAGAACTGCTCATCAATCAATCCAAAGGGTTGCATATATCGATCGAACAGTTCAACGGAACGCGCCTTTCGACAAGAATGGACGCCCCGGAAATGATTTTCGACCAGAACGTACATAAATGGGTGCTCAAAGAGACCTCAAGCCGGTCGTTTACCGGAAATAATGAGCAGTACCATCTCAACCCCGGCAACGACACCCTCGGTATGGCCATGTCGCTGAAATCGCTCAGAAAGCTGAATGTTCAGCCGGATGAAATGAATATTCTCGAACACTACCGCTACACCCGGGAAAAAGACAAAGCCGGTTTTTCAGGTCTTGACCGCGCAAAAGTAAAACTGCATGCCAAAATAGCCCTTCCATTTGCTTCGCTGATCAGCATCCTGATCGGTGTTCCGCTCTCGACCATAAGAAAGCGGGGAGGAAAAGCCGCGGAATTCAGCATCACCCTTTTCATTGGATTTCTCTACCTTGGGCTTCAGAAAACCATAGCGACAATCGGGTACACAGGACTCCTCGAACCCTGGATTGCCGCATGGCTTCCAAACATGCTCTTTTTAATCGTAGCCGGCATACTGTATAAAACCGCTGAATAA